The Juglans microcarpa x Juglans regia isolate MS1-56 chromosome 2D, Jm3101_v1.0, whole genome shotgun sequence DNA window gaaattgtcAAGTTTTTGAAGAGGAGGGGGCACAATTCTAGGGaagagaaaaattctatttttattatatagttcTTCTATGGAGAACAAATCTTGGGTAAAACCTAGAGCggaaattgattggtgaaaatacttTGTCTATATTTCAACTCATagattaagttttattgtttaagattctaggattTAATTCTGTATTTGTTTTGggtattataagtttgagataattatattaaatgttgctatggtttgattttgttgagctataagattataaatatatgattgtgacttaaacaggcttttcatgccattgataTGATCTTTTGCTACATTATTGTTTAAGAACATAGTATTGTCTTTAGAtctaatattcatatttatatatgaaaactgtAGTTTGTAAAGAGAGAatatattctagaattaaatttgagaaagtaaatgaatataatgtcatatcttccaattaggaatttgatgctataattcttaattgtgtatatagtttgaattgaaaaagtcGGAGTATTGAATCTGGTTGATGGAAGTTCACTTGCCTTCTTATTTgtgccctaatctcattttaattacgtgctttaggaagaattttcagattcttgtcatattgtaatttaatcttttcttttaaggtTTTGTCTTGCTATGTTTCTTCTGACTTCCTGTGGATCGACACCCAGAACTATACTACAACACCGCATACTAGTTTGGGAGTAATCAGTATCTGCCGGTGActgtagtacaactcacgttgaaactacgttgtctacagactcattctcaatacattggtaatataacataacatcataacgtgtacacTCACCATCTTTAGGTGTCATAAAAATTTGACTTCGCtctggcattctttaaaaagaacccatttgaaACCCATTGACTTTTCTTCGTcaacccaagggttaccactccattcttaagcactccagagtgaacagaggagttccactacgATAATTACCCATCCTGGCCTTTtgggtcgtgacaaaaatattttcatggcatgtgcatgcatatgtagcaagtttTTCTTGTggaaatgacatttataaatgtagtatgtgaaaatggtgaaaatatctaatgtcatgtaagtatgcactcattatatcatatatcaagatattttatgatcaaaatgataattgaaacatgaatgaagcatttatcaataaatcataaataatctatcaaggtgtacgttagaggccaacttacaaacttcctgcATTTTCAAAAAAGGTCGTAGTAGCtgaaatcaaattcatactAAGTTAAGATTAATACTACTATGAATGAGATTCATAAACAAGGGCttcaaaaatggatatttatAAAGTGGAACTAGCTCAAATGCTCCCAACCCTTGGCATGCACTCTGGTTGATGCCTTCAAGTGGTTTCAACTATTAATCCCTATAAATGCATGCTTAAGCAACTTTCTTTAATCATAAACAATCACTAAATtctttaatgatatgataaattcTAATTCTTGGGtaagcaagttcatcccaacacttaatcatggctaagaacTTTAATCTTCAATAATCCTCCATTAATCAAGTTTAATATTCTTAGTGTAAATCATCGAGgtatgctttcaaaattcattcAAAACATGTAAATTTCGTTCTTATCCCAATTAGAAGGTTCTTATATAGTTAATCATCAAGCCTAGGTGGAACAAATCAAGCTTCATGACTTAATCACAAACTTACTAAAACCTATGCATgccttgatgatcaaaacaagatagaattaaaacttATCATAGCATGCTTTTAATCTGAAATCAAACCTTAcataatcattctaagacattaataaatcatatcaaaacatacttaagacatgccatagctaaatttccacttaaaacaatttaaacacttagATTATCCATAATGAACCCGATTTTGCATTAAGCATGGTAACCTTTTCCAAACTCAACCAAAATTCACTCCAACACTTGAAAACAAGGCTTGGCATGTAAACTAAGATCAAGGGaaataaaacttacaaatttcgtaGCCCACTCAAGCTCCTAGCTCAAGAACTGTCAAGAACTCCCAAGAACACTCAAACTCACTCACTTTTGGTTTCTCTCAAAACTAAGGGGGAAGATTGCTCTCTATGCTCATGGGGGGAGCTGGagatgaggtgtggaggaaacaAGGGGGTGAAGGGGCCTTTTATAGGTAGCCAATGGGGAGGGGACGTTGGCCTTGGTTCAAGGGGATTGGTTGAGGAGGGCGGTGGTGAAGGGCAGAAATTTCCAAATTTGTCTTCATCAGCTTGTGTCACCTTGTGCAGGGAGAATAATGGCCTGAAACCACCATGCTTTCTTCCCTACAGTGGCTACATTGCTCCTGTGGATGGTGGTCAAGTCGTGGGGTAGaggagagagatgagagaaaccATCAAAACTACTTAAGGGGGCTGACGGGTTCAAGTGGTTTCCTTGGATAGATTTGATCATCACTTTGTCTCTCCTCCTTGACTCTTCTTCAAGGCTGAATTGTGCAGAGATAAGGTCATTTCTTGAAGCCCTTTTCAGGTGGTAGAAGATGGATAGTTGGCTGACAAGTGAATCATGGAGGTGTAGCTCAAGAAGGTGATGCAAGGGAGGTGGTTACCGAGTGAAAGGGGTCTTGGATGCTTTCGGTTTTTGGTGCCATCTATGGGTGGTAAAGCTTGGTCAAATTCTAATGATGGCCATGGGgcctcttggggattgggtggtgctagaggtggcatggggtggtagCTCAGCCACGGTAGGTGGTTGGTTGAAACTCAACCCAACCGGTTCTCATTCAACTAGTCCCTTGATGCAATTCGGCTTCAGTTAAGGACTTCATTTCTTAAACCAATTTCATACAGAGCTTAGTTTGCATTTAAAGGGGCTATAagaggtgtttaaggaccatattaaccctaagaaaaaggcacaaaaatatTGGGCATAATGGCagatatgaactccaccaacaattgtgatgaaacccgataacaatgatggcatggaaccccaagatcgttttgacaagatttgttgagccttgaccggtcacccaactagatgaaaaccaagactacgaaggattgaaaacgccacaccaagaaatcagaatcaaggtgataagtttggagcttgaacgccacaagattaacttgataagttcgaagagttctttgaagaaccaagaggaacacaagacctcacaaagacaaaataagcttctgaaatttcaaatctgataTTAAAACTCGAAATAACCCCTCTAaatacttggaacaaccctccaagaataggaaaagtcataactacagctttaaaagcaacacaaatattaacataacaagtcccacgatttttaggcctcttggacttctagaggcagccaGAAATGATtaaatgactaaattcaatgtatttcaggtacccaggcaagaccaagttcattcacctatttaatattcttgaaacttaacaaattcacgtcctttaatggacaaaccattcatcatatttctacgtgctaattagcctcttcaattgccttgatgacatggactaagtcttgaatattatttgagcccatcttggtctttttagaatcagcccaattctcttggattagcccattaagtgcttccttgaaacgtttggctctaagtcttgtaattgggccactaggaagtgacaaagggtcttgtgcaaattcagctCCATTCCCACTTGTATGATCAACATGTCCAGCTCCTTGATTTGCATCATTCTCCCCCTCTTGAGAAGGATTTGTCCTCAAAtcatcacctacatcaaaaggagacaAATCAGCAACATTAAAGCTTGCACTGACACCATACTCACCTGGTAAGTCAAGCTTGTAAGCATTATCATTGATGTGTTCTACTACATGAAATGGCCCGTCACCCCGAGGTAGGAGTTTTGAACGCCGCTTCTCTGGAAAACGGTCCTTCCTTAAGTGcaaccaaacccaatctcctggttgaAACACTACTGATATGAAGCCGTgagaatgaattcccttgaacccacaatcaatttgaaaactctccaagaaagccaaaaatcaagtcaaggatggagaatctagacccgatgagaacccgtttcaagaacctagattatattaaaatctagacccgttgaagaacccgtctcaagaatccagattacaaaggaggaacgccacaaaggttgtgatttacctttgataagttcaagagttcaatcaagaacaagaggagaaaactcaactcacaaataaaattcaatattgtctaatctctcaaatgaggctacaaagagtttttaaacccaaacctaatcaaaaccctagccaaaataaagcccctttttcccaaaattacccttgatgaacagtaccggctacagtacccgcggctacagtaacccctacaataaattgatgaaaccctagttcctaaaaatgtaactttccaaataagcccttggccaaaatacaaggccttcccaaaaacatagttcataagaaataagacatgtgagccaagtaTTTTCAAACCCACTTactctaaactagtaaaataaatcatttaaccaaattagaagcctccaataacaataggccgtatctctaagtcatgtattccacagcatgaataaagtggatcaaagctggttcttcttctttcagacccatcttcagtgttgggctcttgctggcttcatcccaagtggattgcaccaatccttgcattgcttccttgatcttcttggcccttgatcttgtaattggcccatctggaacttgcaaaggatctttaagagtaggcccaccttggttccaatcattccccctctcctcaaaaggattcgacctcgaatcttcacctacatcaaaaggagaaagatcagaaacattgaaagttgcagaaactttatactcacctggaagatccactttatatgcattgtcattaattttctcaataatttggaaaggtccatctcctcgaggatgtaacttagtccttctatgggctgggaatctttctttgcgcatgtgaacccaaacccaatctcctggttcaaagatgacacgccttcgtcctttattggcttgggacgcaaccctttcattcttttgggcaatttgaagccgtaccctctcatgaagtgacttcaccaagtccgccttcttttgtccatccaaactactcctgtcatcaacaggtaaaggcatcaaatccaaaggagtaagtggattaaatccataaacaatttcaaaaggagagtatgaagtagtagtatgcattgtcctattatatgcaaactctataaatggcaaacaatcctcccgagtttttaaattcttatgaacaacagtgcgtaaaagttgagttaaagtcctattaactacttcagtctgaccatcagtctgcggatgacaagtagtggaaaataagagcttagtacccaatttcccccacaacaccttccaaaagtagctaaggaatttaacatccctatcagaaacaatactcctagttacaccatggagtcgcactatctcccggaaaaacaagtcagctatgttggttgcatcatctgttttatggcatggaatgaaatgtgccatcttactgaatctatccacaaccacaaaaatagaatctctaccccttttggtcctaggcagccccaaaacaaagtccatagatatgtctacccatggctcactaggaacgggtaagggtgtatacaacccatgtggcaaaaccttagatttggcctttctacatgtaatgcaccttccacaaatacggttaacatctctcttcatcttaggccaaaagaaatgttcatgcaaaatgtctaaagttttcttgacaccaaagtgtcccattaatcccccaccatgtgcctcacgcaccaataactcacgcatagaacaatttggcagacaaagtttgctttctttaaacaaataaccatcatgcttgtaaaacttaccaaatgccgccttatcacatgccacatacacattagaaaaatcagcgtcatcggtatacatgtctttcacatattcaaacccaagcattttagcactcatagaagtaagaagtacatacctccgggatagagcatcagcaacaatgttctccttaccttgcttgtaacggatgacatagggaaatgtctcaatgtattccatccatctagcatgccttttattcaacttaccttgacccttgagatgcttcaatgattcatgatcggtgtggatcacaaattcccttgaccataggtagtgctgccaagtctctaatgcacgaacaagagcgtaaagctctttgtcataagtagggtagttcagggatgccccacttaacttttcactgaagaaggctatgggacgcctatcttgcatcaaaacagctccaatcccaattcctgaggcatcacattcaatctcaaaagctttgttaaaatcaggtaatgctaacacaggtgcagagcacaacctttctttaatagtggcaaaagcattctcttgattagcccccaatgaaacccaacattctttttaattacctcagtgagtggtgcagtaatggtgctgaagtctttaacaaaacgccgataaaagcttgctaagccatgaaagcttcttacctcagtgatgctttttggcgttggccactccttgatggccttgactttctcttcatccacctcaatacccttcgtactaacaacataaccaagaaaaataactttttccatgcaaaaggcacatttcttgaaattagcatacaacttttcacatctcaacacatcaaacacatatctcaaatggtcaatatgttcatttaagttcttgctgtacactaagatatcatcaaagtacacaaccacaaacttgcctatgaatgcacgtaggacatggttcattaatctcatgaaagtactgggcgcatttgtaagtccaaatggcataaccaaccattcataaagcccatatttagtcttaaaagcagttttccattcatcaccctctttcattctaatttgttggtacccacttttaagatcaattttactgaaaatacatgagccatgcaattcatcaagcatatcatccaatctaggaatgggatggcgatactttaccgtgatattgttgaccgccctgcaatcaatgcacatcctccacgtcccatccttctttggcactagtagcactggtacagcacaagggctcatgctctccctcacgtaccccctgctcatcaaatcctcaacttgcctctgaagctcctttgtctcctctggattactcctataggctagtcggtttggaatagcagccccgggcacaaaatcaatctggtgctcaatgcctctaatgggtggcaactcatttggcatctcatccgggaatacatcctcaaactcctgcaacaaagaaacagccaaactaggaagaaactggttagtttcattaagagtaagataagactctttatagacaagaaaaatcatagggcgatctgcgaagaaagccctcttaacctcactctctcttgcatagaaactcacttttgcctttccttttctctcagaagactctctttcttttttctctagtggctctactcttttttctttactctcagccacctctttactttctttttcactctttcttttatgctctttttcactctcactctttcttttttgctcaatctctttttcactcttccttttttgatcactctcattttcactctttctcttctgatcactctcattttcattttttcatttttgagcaacctcacttttcaatttcaattggtcctcatagacctggcttggagttaaaggagcaagcttaattggtttgccctccttttcaaagctgtacatgttcttgaacccatcatgtgtcaccctcctatcatactgccatggcctccccaacaaaatatggcccgcatgcataggcacaacatcacaaagcacctcatcctgatacttcccaatagaaaaagtaactaacacttgtttatccaccctaacctccccacaatcattcaaccactgcaatttgtatggtctggagtgttttaaggttggtaaattcaatttctcaaccaaagtagtgctagccacattagtacaactccctccatcaatgatcatactacataccttattgttgacatggcatctagtatggaaaatgttctctctctgttgctctgcatcatcaaccttaatgtgtgcattaagagcacgcctggcaacaagagactcacctgtcacagggtataccactccatcatcatcactagcatcatccaactcgggcacctcatcactatcatcctcactctcagtcatcacctccccattgtcacgcataatcatcaccctcctatttggacattgagaagcaatgtgccctgaacccaaacacttaaaacatttgatatctctattccgtgaaggttgggattctaccttgggtttgttgctagttccctcatcttttcccttaggtggttcggtctttctctttgcttcacctggatcattcctatcccattttgatttccaagtagtgctagaaaccgaagtgtaccttgctgtcccttttctctttaattgtctctccaccttcatagccatgtgcaccatgtcctctatctccacataatgttgtaattcaattacattggctatgtccctatttaacccactcaaaaatctagccatggtggcctctcggtcctcctctacattagcccgaatcatcgccacctccatctccttatggtaatcctctacactcctagacccctgtgtaagattttgtaatttctggtaaaggtctctatagtaatggctaggaacaaatctccgcctcatgagagctttcaactctccccatgtctctataggcctctcataattcctcctcctattagtcactaattgatcccaccaaataatagcataatcagtgaattcaattaccgccaacttcactttcttctcctcagagtaatcatggcaatcaaacaccaactctatttttttctcccactctagataaacctcagggtcagttctaccttggaaaggtggtattttcattttgatgctaccaaggtctccatctacaccatcccgaccccttagattcccctcaaatcctctttcatgcctaactcttctatttctacccgacccaacgtcagatgctaagtcttcctcatcctcaccatctccttcattctcatactgattttcaactctatgctcacgtcgcctcctgtccctcccaccttgtagatttctaatcgctgcttcttgatgatccatcctatccctcacttcacccaacaccaagttcaaccgctcaaactgttgttgcatggcttgcaacacaaaggatgagttatctgctctcccccttggtgatgcgcgactccgatgagacattatcaggcgctacacaaaagaatgttagtgggaaaaaaaaataaacctcacacactccctcacgtgtttacactcgaataatgacactccactcgtgtttcactcttaattgacttttttcgataatagtctcacactctcttgccttttacctcaagaggtttcccactccagttctttaagaactaattgactcaatcaagacaaagcaactttgttttatcccaactagtaattaggtccaagaaacaagaacaagagaaacacggaaggaatgaaaaaaaaaatggcacgtgaatcaaggaaattatacgaatgaaacagttaacaataagacaagataccaactagaatcaccccctttgatgataaggctcaagaaaaaaatcctcgaaattttttttttttttcctttcttttcttttcttttcttttcgtttcctTTCACCAattgatttgatcacaaacaagaataagtagttgagaaaaccctaacaataactcagaaacccttgggcaagtgatatacggcagcccctagaacaagagatttcagccaacacaaaccctagaacaatgattttcagcaaccctaacaatagtgaagaagtctgctaaccaccactattttttttttttttttgtaatcaatcctagaacaatgaagccctagaattaaatatgcaagaaataaaagatagaataagacctgattggaaaccttgctctgaataccaaatgatatgaagccgtgggaatgaattcccttgaacccacaatcaatttgaaaactccccaagaaagccaaaaatcaagtcaaggatggagaatctaaacccgatgagaacccgtttcaagaacctagattatattaaaatctagacccgttgaagaacccgtctcaagaacccagattacaaaggaggaacgccacaaaggttgtgatttacctttgataagttcaagagttcaatcaagaacaagaggagaaaactcaactcacaaataaaattcaatattgtctaatctctcaaatgaggctacaaagagtttttaaacccaaacctaatcaaaaccctagccaaaataaagcccctttttcccaaaattacccttgatgaacagtaccggctacagtacccgcggctacagtaacccctacaataaattgatgaaaccctagttcctaaaaatgtaactttccaaataagcccttggccaaaatacaaggccttcccaaaaacatagttcataagaaataagacatgtgagccaagtattttcaaacccacttattctaaactagtaaaataaatcatttaaccaaattagaagcctccaataacaataggccgtatctctaagtcatgtcttccacagcatgaataaagtggatcaaagctggttcttcttctttcagacccatcttcagtgttgggctcttgctggcttcatcccaagtggattgcaccaatccttgcattgcttccttgatcttcttggcccttgatcttgtaattagcccatctggaacttgcaaaggatctttaagagtaggcccaccttggttcctatcaacTACCTTCTTGCGTCCCTTGTTGGCTTGATGGACATATTGTTTAGTCCTCCTTTCAATGTTTAGCCGTGCCTTTTCATGAATCATCTTTACAAATTCTGCCTTCTTTTTGCCATCTAAGTTCACACGTTCACTCAAAGGTAAAGAAGATAAATCCAAAGGTGACAATGGGTTAaagccataaacaatttcaaatggtgAAAACTTAGTTGCAGAATGTATACTTCTATTGTAAGCAAATTCAACATGTGGCAAACAATCTTCCCAtgctttcaagttctttttaatGATAGCACGCAACAAAGACGACAAAGTTCTATTTACTACTTCAATTTGGCCATCCgtttgtggatgacaagtagtagaAAACAACAACTTAGTTCCCAGTTTTCCCCACAAAGTCTTCCAATAGTAACTCAAAAACTTTGCATCCTATCAAAAACAATGGTCTTAGGCATACCATGTAAcctaacaatttctttgaagaacaaatCAGCTATATGTGATGCATCATTAGTTTTATGACATGCAATGAAGTGTGCCATCTTGGAAAATCTATCTACCACCACAAAAACTGAATCTCTCCCCCTCTTAGTCCTAGGTAAacctaaaacaaaatccatagaaatatcagtCCAAGGTTCACTAGGTATTGGCAAAGGGGTGTACAAACCATGGGGTTTCAACTTAGACTTAGCCTGTTTACACGTGATACACTTCTCACAAATTCTTTCCACATCACGTTTCATATGAGgccaaaaaaattgttcatgcAAAATTCCTAAAGTCTTATctacaccaaaatgacccatCAAACCACCACCATGAGCTTCTCTCACAAGCAATTCGCGCAAAGAACATATTGGCAAACACAGTTTATTTTCCCGAAACAAAAATCCATATACCTATAAAACTTACCAAACGCcattttttcacatgcattgaacacatcaccaaaatcaaaatcttgAGCATACAATTCCTTAATGTATTCAAAGCCAAgcatttttgtatctaaaatggAAAGTAAGGCATACCTTCGGGACAATGCATCAGCCACCACattttccttaccttgcttATA harbors:
- the LOC121249395 gene encoding LOW QUALITY PROTEIN: uncharacterized protein LOC121249395 (The sequence of the model RefSeq protein was modified relative to this genomic sequence to represent the inferred CDS: inserted 3 bases in 3 codons) translates to MQEGRPIAYFSEKLSGATLDYPTYDKEMYGLVRALENWQHYLWPKEFVIHPDHESLKHLKGQQRLNKRHAKWVEFIETFPYVIRYKQGKENVVADALSRRYALLSILDTKMLGFEYIKELYAQDFDFGDVFNACEKMAFGKFYXVYGFLFRENKLCLPICSLRELLVREAHGGGLMGHFGVDKTLGILHEQFFWPHMKRDVERICEKCITCKQAKSKLKPHGLYTPLPIPSEPWTDISMDFVLGLPRTKRGRDSVFVVVDRFSKMAHFIACHKTNDASHIADLFFKEIVRLHGMPKTIVFDXDAKFLSYYWKTLWGKLGTKLLFSTTCHPQTDGQIEVVNRTLSSLLRAIIKKNLKAWEDCLPHVEFAYNRSIHSATKFSPFEIVYGFNPLSPLDLSSLPLSERVNLDGKKKAEFVKMIHEKARLNIERRTKQYVHQANKGRKKALMRRRFVPSHYYRDLYQKLQNLTQGSRSVEDYHKEMEVAMIRANVEEDREATMARFLSGLNRDIANVIELQHYVEIEDMVHMAMKVERQLKRKGTARYTSVSSTTWKSKWDRNDPGEAKRKTEPPKGKDEGTSNKPKVESQPSRNRDIKCFKCLGSGHIASQCPNRRVMIMRDNGEVMTESEDDSDEVPELDDASDDDGVVYPVTGESLVARRALNAHIKVDDAEQQRENIFHTRCHVNNKVCSMIIDGGSCTNVASTTLVEKLNLPTLKHSRPYKLQWLNDCGEVRVDKQVLVTFSIGKYQDEVLCDVVPMHAGHILLGRPWQYDRRVTHDGFKNMYSFEKEGKPIKLAPLTPSQVYEDQLKLKKKKERESSERKGKAKVSFYARESEVKRAFFADRPMIFLVYKESYLTLNETNQFLPSLAVSLLQEFEDVFPDEMPNELPPIRGIEHQIDFVPGAAIPNRLAYRSNPEETKELQRQKDGTWRMCIDCRAVNNITVKYRHPIPRLDDMLDELHGSCIFSKIDLKSGYQQIRMKEGDEWKTAFKTKYGLYEWLVMPFGLTNAPSTFMRLMNHVLRAFIGKFVVVYFDDILVYSKNLNEHIDHLRYVFDVLRCEKLYANFKKCAFCMEKVIFLGYVVSTKGIEVDEEKVKAIKEWPTPKSITEVRSFHGLASFYRRFVKDFSTITAPLTEVIKKNVGFHWXANQENAFATIKERLCSAPVLALPDFNKAFEIECDASGIGIGAVLMQDRRPIAFFSEKLSGASLNYPTYDKELYALVRALETWQHYLWSREFVIHTDHESLKHLKGQGKLNKRHARWMEYIETFPYVIRYKQGKENIVADALSRRYVLLTSMSAKMLGFEYVKDMYTDDADFSNVYVACDKAAFGKFYKHDGYLFKESKLCLPNCSMRELLVREAHGGGLMGHFGVKKTLDILHEHFFWPKMKRDVNRICGRCITCRKAKSKVLPHGLYTPLPVPSEPWVDISMDFVLGLPRTKRGRDSIFVVYSPFEIVYGFNPLTPLDLMPLPVDDRSSLDGQKKADLVKSLHERVRLQIAQKNERVASQANKGRRRVIFEPGDWVWVHMRKERFPAHRRTKLHPRGDGPFQIIEKINDNAYKVDLPDSRSNPFEERGGIHSHGFISVVFQPGDWVWLHLRKDRFPEKRRSKLLPRGDGPFHVVEHINDNAYKLDLPGEYGVSASFNVADLSPFDVGDDLRTNPSQEGENDANQGAGHVDHTSGNGAEFAQDPLSLPSGPITRLRAKRFKEALNGLIQENWAD